In Bufo gargarizans isolate SCDJY-AF-19 chromosome 6, ASM1485885v1, whole genome shotgun sequence, a single genomic region encodes these proteins:
- the LOC122940872 gene encoding uncharacterized protein LOC122940872: MPSSCYIDNTPSKSPQHPSERKNGFNKQPDKPKKEVPCDCEVSVEKLCSQESLTALIEVLDKDVKKLEVVSKFVQIHKEELIKWKNSAYYLLLGDLDDTIYMGEEYMQEAWEEVYLPKITRMQVFGTLEHSKVMVSCMQWIILVGEDGCVYAYMEEKLQLIAKSLREFVENGKKKTYLTYNYPEFSEEEDESLEEDEEILKIRQETKDFVDKSADELEDFLKFVSKS; encoded by the exons ATGCCATCCTCCTGCTACATAGACAACACTCCTTCCAAAAGTCCGCAGCACCCTTCAGAGCG TAAAAATGGATTCAACAAGCAGCCCGACAAACCTAAAAAAGAAGTGCCCTGTGATTGTGAAGTTTCTGTGGAGAAGCTGTGTTCTCAGGAAAGCCTGACCGCGCTAATTGAGGTTCTGGACAAGGATG TAAAAAAACTTGAAGTAGTCTCAAAATTTGTCCAAATCCATAAGGAGGAGTTGATAAAATGGAAGAACAGTGCCTATTATCTGCTGTTGGGTGATCTTGACGACACCATCTACATGGGCGAGGAGTACATGCAGGAAGCCTGGGAAGAGGTATATCTTCCAAAAATCACAAGAATGCAGGTGTTTGGAACACTAGAGCACTCTAAGGTCATGGTTTCCTGTATGCAGTGGATCATACTGGTGGGAGAAGATGGATGTGTCTATGCTTATATGGAGGAAAAGCTGCAGTTAATTGCAAAAAGTCTGAGAGAGTTTGTAGaaaatggcaagaaaaaaacgtaTTTAACATACAATTATCCTGAATTCAGTGAAGAG GAAGATGAATCTCTGGAAGAAGATGAAGAAATACTGAAAATCAGGCAAGAAACAAAGGACTTTGTGGACAAAAGTGCAGATGAGCTTGAAGATTTCCTGAAATTTGTATCCAAATCATAA